The Kiritimatiellales bacterium genomic interval AGCGTCCGACCTCAATGCCGGCAAGATAGCAAGTCTGGAGCAGGAGCAGCCTGGAGACGCGGCCGTTGCCATCGCGGAAGGGGTGGATGCAGAGGAAATCGAGGTTGAAGGCTGCCAAAAGGATGAGAGCTGAAACGCCACGTTCTACGGAGAGGGTCTCCCAAAGTTCGATGCTCCGGCAAAGCTGGCTGGGCGTTTCGGATGGCGGGACGCTTTGAAAGCGAATGCGCCGTTCGCCATTGGGCAACAGTTCGATAATGTCTACTGGCTTCTCTTTGTACTTGCCTGCATCCCAGATTTGGCCGCGACAGAGTTTGTGGAGTCGCATGATGTTGGTTTCTGAAAGGGGGAGGCGTGGTTCGGCATGTATGAGGTTAAGCGCGTCCCGATAGCCGGCGACCTCCTCCTCGTCGCGATCTTTCAGGGGTGGGTTGCCGAAAACGACGGTGCCAACACGGCTACGCTCGATTTGCACGCCTTCGATGCGGTTGGACGAGATGGCGCTTTGAGCGATGGCATGTTCACGCAAGGTTTTGAGTCTTTGCGGAGATTGGCGGATGTAAAGTTCCTGAAGTCCCTGCGATTGCCCCAGGTCGGAGAGATACCAGGAGATATTCAATGGTATTTGCAGAGATCGGTTTTGCAGTAGTTCAAGAGTTTTCATGTGGTTTTTCCTGATTCTGAGTTATTGGGCTTGTCGGCGGTGTGGTTTATTAAAGGCTGCTTCTCCAAACTGTAGTCGGCATCAATCATCCATTTTTCGCGGAGACGGAAGGCGGGGATGGTCTGGCGTTTGGCTTTGTTTAAAACGGAGGGGGCGTTGAGACCAGCGGTTTTCACCCACTCGGAAAGCGGAATGATACGGCGGCTGGTGAGATAGGCGATGCGTTTGTGAAGGGCTTCGCACAGCAGGAGCGCAAAGAGTGCGCTAAAACCATCCGCCCGGCCGGTGGTGCGGTAGCGGTCAAAGTGCGGATAATAGTCGATGCGTTTGCTTTTGTTTTGAATGATGATGGGCGGATAGCCGAGGCGCAGGAGTTGTTGGTTGATGAGGATGCGCCCCATGCGCCCGTTGCCGTCGCAGAAGGGGTGGATGGTCTCGAACTCGGCGTGAAACCAGGCAATGCGGTCGAGAAA includes:
- a CDS encoding Fic family protein; the encoded protein is MKTLELLQNRSLQIPLNISWYLSDLGQSQGLQELYIRQSPQRLKTLREHAIAQSAISSNRIEGVQIERSRVGTVVFGNPPLKDRDEEEVAGYRDALNLIHAEPRLPLSETNIMRLHKLCRGQIWDAGKYKEKPVDIIELLPNGERRIRFQSVPPSETPSQLCRSIELWETLSVERGVSALILLAAFNLDFLCIHPFRDGNGRVSRLLLLQTCYLAGIEVGRYVSLERLIEEHRERYYETLEQSSHRWHQGKHDPWPYIGYLLFIIKKAYDEFEQRAGAITAPRGEKTAFVEAAIKRQTEEFRVSDLQKACPGVSLDLIRKVLKHLKGTEVECLGRGHSARWRKLN